The following DNA comes from Pseudophryne corroboree isolate aPseCor3 chromosome 8, aPseCor3.hap2, whole genome shotgun sequence.
GCAATGAGATGCTACCAACTATTATTTCTAGTAGAGATGACATAAAGCGTCAGGGGTAACTTGGAATTACTACTGCTGACTACAATCAATGTACCCGAAATTTGCCAACATTTGATTATTAATAATTTACAATACAGGGACTATTTAATAGTAATATCAAAATGAGAAATTTGCTCCAGAAAAGCAATTCTGAAATAAGGAGTTAGCGATACACATGGCATGTAGCCTGTGTGTCTCCAGCTTTGGACAACAAGGCCCAAATGTAATAGGCCACAGGCATCGGTGAGATATGGTAGGGTATAGACAGTATTAAGGGGCGATTAGTTTTGAGGTAAAACCATGTTGGATTTGCCTTAaaactaattgccactttaaatttaGCCCCTGTCTCATCAGCATAGGGCGAGTGTCCGCAAATAGGGGGCTATTTAATTTGGGCCCATTATAATGCCCTTCCAGCCTACAGTACATACCAGCTGGAGCACTATACTGTGCCTCTATGTTGTCTACAGTATATGGCTCTTGTAATAGTGTAAATGAATTGTTCTACTTGCGCCTTCATGTTCTCAAACCTATAATAGCGGGGGccatctttctctttttctttgaaCCGTTAGAATATATCCACAAATCGAactgcctgatgcagagatgtgtacAGATCTGATGTTTTGCAGTTCATCGATTATCGTcaaactgtgcatgcatctgagtcgcaCTGCGCAGATGGTCTTGCAACGGCGGTCGCAGAGAGGATTCCCGCAAAATGATTGACAGTCGGGGACTGTTTAGGTAGCAGGGTGTGTCTCAGCCTGCGTCTGCAATCCTTTACGCAGTAGCGGATAATCAACCAACAAGCCACTGACGCTGTATTTTTGTATGCAGCCGCTGGGGCTCACAGAGCCGCCGGGGTACGTCTCGATACAAATCCACTTGGCTGCGGCATGTGCATATAGTCACACCGTATCCGTGTACACATTTGCAGCTGCGGTGGCATTAGCGCACATCTCTGAATCTAGTCTGTCGGATTGTTTTCTTACTGCAGTCATGAAGTCGGCCCCTGGCACTGCTTATGGAAAGTAAGAGAATAAATCAGACACAGACTACTCTGAGAGCAGGCTGGTCGCAAAGTGCTGCTGGTTCTGGCATCTTATTTACATACAGAAGTCACTGGCATTTCAGGAGAGAAGTGGccgttaaaatatatataaaagtgtttCTGGAACAAATGGCAGCCGTGATAGGTTGTGTGTTGCATTGAATAAAAGTAATAGTGCCAAgtggatgtacagatgtagccgtgCTCATCCTGGCTGTATCTAACGGCACCGGCAGTTGCAGCCTGCCGCATACAGTCGTTGCTGCGATGTGTATTCACGTGTGTACCCATCGCTGCTGGCTACATCTCTATACACACGGCCTGCTGATAATGACTTTATACATCAGTGGTGTCCAGATGTCTTTCATAAAGCGCACTCTGAGTGGGAAGGAAATGTAATTTACCCCGTTTTCACTGCAAATTACATTTTTTATAGCAGCTGCGTATTTGCGCCCACAATTCTTGCATATCCAGTCCGATGCCATCGCAGAAACCATGAGCTAAGGGTAACGGGATACGTCTCATTGTGACCTAAAGAAAAGCGCGTATGTGCCCGACTGGAGACAGATGCTTTGTGGGTGCTCAACCATGGCGCAAAATTCAGACATTACTACAAACACTGTGACGTATTAGCCAGCCACACATAAAGCAAAaaggcaagcaactgggcaaaagcatgctgcactgcaggtggggcagatgcaatatgtgcagagagaggttcagatttgggtggggtgtgtccaaactgacatctaaattgcagtgtaaaaataaagctgtccggtATTTacagactacatgcaaaagcagccagtatttatccagcacagaaaaaatataacccacccaaagctaaatcTCTTTCCATCCAACACGGCAGAAGCCCCTGGACGCAGCGTGTAAAACACGGATGCCTAGTGACTATAAAGGTGCATGCCGTTGGGGAGGCAGCCGTAATGGTGACACTCAATATGTGGACAATCCATATGCTTACGGCATAATACCTACACAATTGTAATTCTACACAAATTTTAATcggacattatggccctcattccgagttgttcgctcgctagctacttttagcagaaatgcaaacataaagccgccgccctctgggagtgtatcttagcatagcagaattgctaacgaaagattagcaattctgctaatattagcataattgctaacgaaagcaatttccttgcagtttctgagtagctccagacctactcctagattgcgatcacctcagtccgtttagttcctggtttgacgtcacaaacacgccctgcgtccgaccagccactcccccgtttctccagccactcctgcgtttttacctggcacgcctgcattttttagcacactccctgaaaacggccagtttccgcccagaaacacccacttcctgtcaatgagcagagcgattgaaaagctttgttcgcctgtgagtaaaatagcatagttttgtgtaaattcgcATAgcactgagatgcatacgcatgcgcagaactgccggattttagcccattagcaattctgctaaaattagcagcgagcgaacaacttggaatgagggcctataacttTCAAGATGATGCTCTACGATCATGTTCAATGTTACAATGTACACACGGTTAAAATGCTGTAAAAAAACATTACAGCTATTTGCGTATCATGCCTGCGGCATATTGAGTGTCAGCATAACTTATGTATTCCTGATCTTGGGAGATCCTGTGGCAATCTGCCCGTGTGCAATGTTTACTTTACATTGGGCACATGCCATAAGGAAATTACCCCtggtgggatacggtcgttaggtcgactcaACGTAGGTCGACTGTCATTGAGTCGACCACgataggtcgacagggtatctaggtaAAAATGGTAattaggtcgacctgtactaggtcgacaggtcaaaaggccgacaagaggtttttgtgtggtttttttaatAAGTTttcggactttttcatactttaagatccacgtggactacgattgggaacggtaacctgtgccgagcgaagcggtagcagagcgaggtaccttgcccgaagcatggcgagtgaagcgagccatgcgcggggacacggtgcactaattggggtttcccgttactttacgaagaaaacgacaccaaaaaaaatccaaaaactcgaccttttcacctgtcgatctagtacaggtcgacctgtcgacctaacgcatgtcgacctaagttgagtcgacccaacgacccatacccctcctGGCGAAGTTTGTCCCGATACATTTACAGCACGAGtacacctgcacacagctaatgCAAAATGTAGTCCTTTTGTGTAGTGAAAGTGACCTCTGTGTACAACAAAGGATACACCTATACATTGGCCCTTCCTACAAGTACACACCTGTATATCTTATTTCACTGTCATATCAGTAATCCTGGTCTCATTTCCGCACTGCTCTCATTGGCGCTGTACAAATGTCCTGACACTTTGCTCAGTGTATCAATGCGCTTTGGCAGAAATCTGGGTGCACCCACCTAAATCCAGGGAGCATGGCCCCGCCAGACCTTGCGTTGTGCATTGGCCATCTCCGGTTTTATGACTGAagctcactatggccctcattctgagttgttcgctagctgctttcgttcgcagcgcagcgattaggtcaaaaaatggcaattctgcgcatgcgtatgcggctcaatgcgcacgcgcgtcgtactttcacaaaagccattgcagtttcacacaaggtctagcgacgcttttcagtcgcactgctgaccgcagagtgattgacaggaagtgggtgtttctgggaggttactgaccgttttcggggagtgtgtgaaaaaacgcaggcgtgccaaataaaaacgcgggagtggctgggaaaacgtaggcgtggctggccgaacacagggcgtgtttgtgacgtcaaaacaggaactaaatagtctgaagtgatcgcaaggtaggagtaggtctcaaGCTGCTCTGAAACGacacatttttttttgtagcagcgctgcgatcctttcgttcgcacttctactaagctaagatacactcccagagggcggcggcttagcgtttgcacggctgctaagagcagctagcaagtgaacaactcggaatgagggcctatgtgtaagcAAGAGGTGCTCTATAAAATGGAATTGTGTTAGGTTAACAGAGACTGTTTATAATGACTACTATATATAGTGCTTTCTTTGGGAAGTCGGTGACCATTCTTATATAACATAGATTTCTTTTTAAGTCATTATCTGCAttcgttgggtatgtgtgactggcggtcaggagactgccagtcacaataccgatggcggTCTCCCGGCTGTTGGATGGCCGGCGGGTAGGCGAgcgtaacgaagccccttgcgggctcggtggctcgcctgcgctcaccacaggttatattcccactctatgggtgtcgtggttacccatgagtgggaatagtccctgttggtcggcatgccgaccatcaggattttcagatgccgggatcccggcgtcgttattgtgaccgccggtcacagaaATGTAACCCATCTGCACATGTAAGTAATGAAATGATACATAAATAAGGTGCCCGTATATCAGCGAGGTTTAGCTATTTAAAACGCATTGCATAAGAtagatggtgctccagccaatccgctcccaactttcatgtgtttgaaaaatgacagttaggagctgattagctggagcaccatttatcatatgcaacaagttttatatagctgaaaactcgttgataaatgggccccacagATTTTCCATGTCTGCACAGATACTTGTTACTGAACTTCTACATGACACCTCCTCTTTTTCCCGTCTGTAGATGTTCCTCCATCGTTCTATGAAGTGGCCATCTCCACCAGCCTTCTTTTCCAAGCTCTTTGGTTCCTCGCCAAGTACGCCATCACATTCAGAATGCTCTCCCCAAAAACCTAAACGCTGGAATTTACCTGTGATCCCATTTCCAAGTATACACACTCTGCGCTTGTTACTTCCCTCCCGAAAAAGAGATGACAACCCCAAATCTTCTTATGCTAGCATTGACATTGAACACTTTCAAATCTGCATCAACTTGGTCCATCACATCATAGACCTCTGTGCTTCCGGATGTCTGTGGCTCTTTTCTCCTGTGTTTCGGATAACGTTGGATGTCTTTGGCCTTCAAGGGGCCCTAAAGCTGTGGATTCATGGACTTGCTATTTTCTTGGCCACAACGTACGGCATGTATCTCCTTCTGTGGCTTGCCCAGGAATATATTGTCCAGTTGGCCTCCTTTTATGGTATTTTACAGACGTTGGTGCTGATTGTTAGCCTGAGGGCTGAGCGAGAAGAGGAGAAGGGGGAAGAAGAAGCCATTGTAAATGAGGAGGCGGAGAAAGAGGAGGATGAGGTTGAAGGTGAGATGGAACATGGTGAGGATAGGTGGGCTGGTGGAAGTGAGGATGAAGGGGACTCCCATGATGAGTGGGAAAGtgagggagaagaagaagaagtagggaATGCCTGAATAGACTTGAAGAGAGCTCAGCTCACCCCCCATTTGAATACGGCAACATGAAAGCCTATATGTTGTTTTGAGAGATACCAGTTTGGCATCCAGTTTTTGGAACACAGTCCAAGGAAAAGAAAACATGAGAGATGGAACCAATGAAATCATGTTCGTATAACAGTGACACACCACAATATGAAGGGACTGTGGACTACGAGAATACATTTTAATAATAGGGCTTACTTATGTACAACAATATGTATGTGAGGTATATAGGGGATCCATCCTAACTAGAGGGGCTCTATGTTTAGGAGATATCACACTGGTAGGCAATAATTTATATTATTATTgatatgttatatacagtatgtacttttaTATTTTTACCTTATGGAGTGAGATTGAATCAGTTGAGCCAAAATGAGCGATTTTTGTAGCACTCCTGTACGGACCATAATGCACTTCAAATCAAAGAGAAAGAAACGAACTATGCCATGAGGGATGGGACCATTTAGCACCAGCAAACTTGATGCTAAGGTTTTGGAAGTATTTATAGATAGCGAAGATACGTGCCGCTGCAAATGTAGGCAGGAGCATGGATCAGCGATGGTGCAGGGAATCCAGAACCACTTCAGGGATCAAAGTTTTTATTCTGAGCCAGAACTATGTCACAACCAGGGTTGTATGTATTGTTCACAGTGCCCCAAGTGTTGCTGGCAAATACGCCCTAAATTGGCAAATGCGCACCGCACAAGCTTG
Coding sequences within:
- the C8H6orf47 gene encoding uncharacterized protein C6orf47 homolog; its protein translation is MFLHRSMKWPSPPAFFSKLFGSSPSTPSHSECSPQKPKRWNLPVIPFPSIHTLRLLLPSRKRDDNPKSSYASIDIEHFQICINLVHHIIDLCASGCLWLFSPVFRITLDVFGLQGALKLWIHGLAIFLATTYGMYLLLWLAQEYIVQLASFYGILQTLVLIVSLRAEREEEKGEEEAIVNEEAEKEEDEVEGEMEHGEDRWAGGSEDEGDSHDEWESEGEEEEVGNA